The following proteins are co-located in the Nomia melanderi isolate GNS246 chromosome 1, iyNomMela1, whole genome shotgun sequence genome:
- the sotv gene encoding exostosin glycosyltransferase sotv: MILPTRLSHKTTKLSYRYQNVFMICLLTFMLFIILIAVYHILKFGSTQKHSVHNAIVLNDLSSLRTQILNVDSLMGDATNLSCTYFGCFNVYRCGSQGNKLLIYVYPPKIYVDALGRPVTSQMTREFYQILSTIILSKFYTPNPYEACMFIPSIDTLNQNRLKLHEVSQAMKALPFWNNGENHLIFNMVPGSVPDYNTIIDVSIGKAMIAGAGMSSLTYRPGFDISLPVYSPLINNLKPKFNNTRIWLVISSQININSAFEQDLLEIKSMSPNDILILGPCLHYNSMNATVRCAGEEVYRYPNVLQAATFCLVIRGARLGQSTLLECMAAGSIPVVIADSLVMPFHDVIDWSRAAIFVSESDILSVISVLKKVSQQRIVELQEQGTWLYQKYFKSMEKITETTLEILADRVFPYLARDYIFWNEPPHKDITSPLFLPVTAPKTRGFTAVILTYDRLELLFLLINKLVKVPSLSKVLVIWNNQHKNPPHSSKWPKLNKPLKVIQTKENKLSNRFYPYDEIETEAVLSIDDDIIMLTADEVEFAYEVWREFPDRIVGFPSRIHMWDNGTNCWKYESEWTNSISMVLTGAAFHHKYWSYMYTTAMPGDIKEWVDEHMNCEDIAMNFLVANITGKAPIKVTPKKKFRCPECTNTEMLSADLTHMVERTQCINRFSSIYGSMPLQSAEFRADPVLFKDVFPEKLKRFNDIGSL, encoded by the exons ATGATACTTCCAACAAGATTGTCTCATAAAACAACTAAATTATCGTATCGTTACCAAAATGTTTTTATGATATGTTTGTTGACGTTTATgctgtttattattttaattgcagTATATCACATCTTAAAATTTGGAAGTACTCAAAAACATTCTGTTCATAATGCTATAGTACTTAATGACTTAAGTTCATTGCGTACTCAAATATTAAATGTAGATTCTTTAATGGGAGATGCTACAAATCTTTCTTGTACATATTTTGGTTGTTTTAATGTTTATCGATGTGGTAGTCAAGGAAATAAGCTTCTAATTTATGTTTATCCGCCAAAAATATACGTGGATGCTTTAGGAAGACCTGTAACGAGTCAGATGACAAgagaattttatcaaattttaagtACTATTATTTTAAGCAAATTTTATACACCAAATCCATATGAGGCATGTATGTTTATTCCATCGATTGATACATTAAATCAAAACAGATTGAAGTTACACGAAGTTTCACAAGCTATGAAAGCGTTGCCATt CTGGAATAATGGTGAAAATCATCTTATATTTAACATGGTTCCTGGAAGTGTACCAGATTATAATACAATCATTGATGTATCTATTGGGAAAGCAATGATTGCAGGTGCAGGAATGTCTTCCTTAACATATAGACCTGGTTTCGATATTAGTTTACCAGTGTATAGTCCCCTTATAAATAATCTTAAACCAAAGTTTAATAATACAAG GATCTGGTTAGTCATTTCAtctcaaattaatattaactctgCCTTCGAACAAGATTTGTTAGAAATAAAATCCATGTCTCcgaatgatattttaatattaggcCCATGTCTACATTATAATTCTATGAATGCTACAGTACGATGTGCAGGAGAAGAAGTGTATAGATATCCTAATGTACTTCAA gCAGCAACGTTTTGTCTAGTAATTCGTGGAGCAAGATTGGGTCAGAGTACTCTTCTAGAGTGTATGGCAGCAGGTAGCATACCTGTTGTTATAGCTGATTCCCTTGTAATGCCATTTCATGATGTAATTGATTGGTCCAG AGCTGCTATATTTGTATCAGAATCAGACATATTATCAGTAATATCAGTTTTGAAGAAAGTATCTCAACAACGAATTGTAGAACTCCAAGAACAGGGTACATGGctctatcaaaaatattttaaatcgatGGAAAAAATAACGGAAACAACATTAGAAATACTTGCAGATCGTGTGTTTCCATATTTAGCTAGAGATTACATATTTTGGAACGAACCTCCTCATA aggACATTACATCACCACTTTTTTTACCGGTTACTGCACCAAAAACTCGAGGATTTACCGCAGTTATTTTGACTTATGATagattggaattattatttcttttaattaataaacttgtTAAAGTCCCCAGTTTGTCAAAAGTTCTAGTAATATGGAATAATCAACATAAAAATCCACCACATT CATCCAAATGGCCAAAATTGAACAAACCATTAAAAGTTATAcaaacaaaggaaaataaattatctAACAGATTCTATCCGTATGATGAAATTGAAACTGAAGCTGTTCTATCAATAGATGATGATATTATAATGCTGACAGCGGATGAAGTAGAATTTGCTTATGAG GTTTGGAGAGAATTTCCAGATCGAATTGTTGGTTTTCCATCTCGAATTCATATGTGGGATAATGGAACAAATTGTTGGAAGTACGAAAGTGAATGGACCAATAGTATCTCTATGGTGTTAACTGGAGCTGCATTTCATCATAAA tattgGAGTTATATGTATACAACTGCTATGCCAGGTGACATAAAGGAGTGGGTTGATGAACATATGAATTGTGAAGATATAGCTATGAATTTTCTAGTAGCAAATATCACCGGAAAAGCACCAATAAAa gtAACGCCAAAGAAAAAATTTCGATGCCCAGAATGTACAAACACTGAAATGCTTTCAGCAGATTTAACGCATATGGTGGAACGCACACAATGCATAAATagattttcttcaatttatggATCGATGCCATTACAGTCAGCTGAATTTCGAGCAGATCCAGTCTTATTCAAAGATGTGTTCCCTGAGAAACTCAAAAGGTTTAATGATATTGGGagcttgtaa